The Thermodesulfobacteriota bacterium nucleotide sequence TCCGGTCGGCCCAGGTAGAAGCGGCAGGCGACCGAGACCGAGGGGCCCACCGGGACCATGAGATCGAACCCGTTGGCCGGGCAGGGGGTCACCTCTTTTCGCGGGTAGAAGATGAAGGAAAGTAGGAGTGGATGGTCGAGCAGGGTGTAGTCCGGCATGGCCACTCTCTTTTTCGTCAAACAGGAGAGATCAAACCTTTCCCACCGGGATGATGTAAAGAGGGTCCTCCTCGATGCCGAGGATCTCCTTGACCCGTGCATCGTCAAAGGCGCCGATCATGACCGTGCCCATCCCCAGGCCGACCGCCTGGAGAGAAACATTCTGTCCCACATGGCCCACCTCCATGTGGACATAACGGATCCCCCTCTGACCGTAAGCACGGGTGGTTCGATGATAATCGGCGGCGATGACGAGGCTCACCGGAGCTCGCTCGATCATCCTCTGATCAAGGGAGGCCCGGCAGAGGGCTTTTCTAAGATCCTGATCTTTTATCTCCTCCAGGCTATGCTTCGGGACGGAGTAGTGATAGAGACCAGGCTTGAGCCCTTCTGCTTCTCCGGCCACCAGGTAAATCTCAAGGGGATAGGTCGCTCCTGCAGAGGGGGCGGTCCTGCGGTGGAGATTCTTTCCCATGGCAGACCAGAGGAGCTGCGCCACCTCCTGCAGCCGGAGACCCGCCTTTTGATAATCCCTCACCGATCTCCTCTGGTTGAGGACCTCCTCAATGGAGATCGACCCTCTGTCGAAAGGCTTCGGGAGCTTCACTTCTCGGCTCACGGCCACCCTCCTACATTTCCAACAATGTCCCTTGGAGACCCTTGACCACCTCGGCCATCTTGTCGAAATCGAGGGTCTCGATCCGATCCGTCTCCTGGTGGTAATGGGGGTTTCTGAAGAAGGAAGTATCGGTCACCATGATGGCCTTGAACCCATGGTGCCAGAACGAGGAATTGTCCGAAAGGTTGATCCCTCCGAAGAACTCGGGGCCGGTCAGGGACCTGACGTCCAGGGAGGCATGTCTCTTGATCCCCTTCCTGAAGAGGGAGACGTATTTGGCTGACCGAAAATTCCCGACCACCCCGATAAAATCGGCCCTTTCGGGGTAGAAGTGTCTCATAATCGGAAGGGGGTAGTTTTGAATTGGGTCTGGCCGGAAGTAACCGATCATCTCGAGCGAGACCATCACCTCGACGGGACGGCAGGCCTCTTTGAGGGTTTTAGCCAAGACCATGCTCCCCATGTTAGAGAATCCGAAACAGGGCGGCTCCTCATTGGCGAAGGCGACGAAGAGGAGGGTCTTTCGGCTCGGAAGGTCTCGGAGGAGCCTGGCCAGTTCAAGGAGGCCTGCCACGGCTGAGGCGTTGTCGTCTGCCCCCGGCGTGCCAGGAACCGTATCGTAATGGGCGCCGATGACCACCGTGGCCTCCTCCTTCCCCCTCTTTTCGGCGATCAGGTTGGAGACCGTCTTTCCATAACAGGGGTAGGTCTGGCGCTCGACCGGATAACCGTCAGCGAACAATGCCGATTCAATATAGTTGGCCGCCTCTTGGAGAGAATCTCCCTTCCAGAGATGGCGCTCGCCGATCGTGACGGCGAGCGATTCCACATGACGGTAGAGATGCTCCATCACCTTCTCTTTATGAAACGGAAAAGGCACCATCCTCCCAATTTTACTCCATTTGGGTCCTCTCTTCCACCCTTCCCGTCCAACCGGGTCTATTATCTCGGACCCTGGGGACGGGGCCTCTGGCCGAGGGTCGATCCAGGGCAGGGGCGAAGGCGACGACCGGAGGTCCTTAAAAGATTTCGCCTCCGAAGCCCTTCGCCCGCTTGAAATGGTCCCCATGTTTCATTATAATTCCTAACGGCTTATCAATTCCGTGTCAAAGGAGGTATGGGCTGATGAGAACGGTAAGGGTATGGGTCTGTCTCACTCTGGTGATCGCGTTAGGGTTGATAGGATCGGGGTGTGCCAAGCCACCGGAGGCAGAGCGGGAAGCGGCCAAGAAGGCCATGGAGGCGGCAGTTTCGGCGGGTGCTGAGAAATATGCCGGGCCGGATTTCGAGGCGGAGAAGAAAACCTGGGACACTGCAGAGTCCCAGATGAAGGAGAAGAAGTATAAAGAGGCCAAAGAAGGCTACGTTAATGCCAAGGCCGGTTTTGAAAAGGCGGCCTCGGCGGTCGCCGCGGGTAAGAAGGCGTTGACGGAGGAGGCCAATGCGCTCCTTGGCCAGCTCGAGTCGGCTTGGAAAGACTTGGAAGCCACTGCCAAAAAGCTGGAGAAGCAGCTGAAGGAGAAAAAGGAGGCCTGGGCCGGAGAGGTTAAAGCAATCCAGGAAGGGCTGGCAAAGGCAAAGGAGCTGATCCCTACCGATCCCGCAGGGGCGAAGGCCAAGCTGGAAGAGGTCAAGGGAGTGATCGAAAAGTGGGGCCAAACCTTCAAGGAGTTAACGGCCCCTGGGGCGAAACCGGCACCGGCTAAGAAATAAGACGATTTCTTAAAAGGATCGAAAGGGCTTTACGGGACGATCTTCGGGATCGTTTCGTAAAGCCCTTTTCTTTCCCGGGGGCTTTGGGGGTGTAAGCCGGGGGCAAAGGGCCCTATGGTGCGCTCCCCTTTCCTTCCAGGGCGGCCGCAATATGGCGGATCATCTGACGATGGACATCGAAGTAGATCTCGGGGGAGAGAAAGTAGTCGGGATGCTCTTCATAGAAAGAGGCGATCAGTCTCCTGGCCGCTGCATCAATATCCCGGGTAGCGCGATAGGCCTCCTCCATCTCGGCCCGTTTCCTCTTCGCCATCTCGATCGTCTGGGGGATGAAGGTCCGGGCCTCCTCCCCGAGGACATACCCGTAATGATCGGCGCCATATATTTCAACCGGAAGTTCCCTCAGACGTTCCAGACTCTCCTGATATCGGGTGAAGTTGGAGTTCCCTGAAACAACGATCGTCTCCCCGAAGGGAATTCCCCCTCCATCCGTCGGAAACAGTGCCTTGAAGGCCGGTACATAGGCCGCCAGGCAGCAGGAGGAGTGGCCAGGGGTTTCGAAGACGATGACCTCCAGGCCCCCCAGGTCGATACGATCCCCCTCTTGGAGGGGGCTTCCCGTGATGTCCTTTCTCCACTCCAGGTCGTATTCCGAGAGGAGAGAGTCCATGCCCATCCGCGTCGCCACCTCGCGGCTGAATTCGTTGATGGTGGCGATCGCCTTCTCCATGGAGAGGATCTCCCAGGCCCGTTGAGAGGCCAGGACCTCGATCTCGGGTGCCCTTCGTTTGAAGAAGGGGACGACCCCGATGTGATCGAAGTGGGAATGGAGGATCAGGACCTTTCCGATCCGTCTCTCCTCGATCCCGAAGGCTCTCATCTGGTGGAGGACTTCCGGGACGAGGTAGCTCATCCCTCCGCTGATGAGCAGAGAGCTCTCCTGCCCTTCGAGGAGGTAGATTCCGCTCTCCCTTCGGCCCAGATACCAGAGGCCGTCTCGAATTTTGCCTGGACGTCGGACCCTCATCCTTCCCTTCCTTTTCGGGAGGAATCGCAAGCCCCGGGGGGAGGATTCAAGGAGGATGGCAAAGACAAAAAAGCCCCGTGCCGTTTTAAGAAAGGCACAGGGCCCGCTGTCTTTGGGTCAGCCCGCAGGGTCATTTCGCCTTCTCTTTTTTCTCGGGCTTCTTCGCCCCTTTCCCTTGGGCCGCTTTCTTCTTCGGGGCCACCTTTCCGATCATCGCCTTGGCCTTTTCGACCGTCGATGGCTTCTTCTCTTCGGCCGGGGCGTAGGAGACGAGTTCGATGAGGGAGAGGGGGGCCCCATCGCCCTGCCGCCAGCCCAGCCGGTAGATCCGGGTATATCCTCCTTGGCGATCCCCCATTTTGGGGGCGATCTCGTCGAAGAGTTTTTTCACGATGGTTTCGTTTCGAAGTCGGGCGAAGGCCAACCTCCGGGCGTGGAGGGTGTTCTTCTTGGCCAGGGTGATGATCTTGTCGGCCAGGATGCGGAGCTCCTTGGCCTTGGCCAGCGTGGTCCGGATCCGCTCATGTTGAAGGAGCGAGACCAGCATGTTCCTGAACATCAACTCCCGATGTTTGGTGTGTCGGCTCAATTTCCTTCCTGCAACGCGGTGCCTCATGCTGAACTCCTATCTCAGGGGGCCTCGGCCTCGGTCCCCTCTTGTTCCTTCTTGGCTTTGTAAGGCCAGTTGTCGATCTTCATGCCGAGGGTGAGCCCCATCTTTGCCAAGACCTCCTTGATCTCGTTGAGGGATTTTCGGCCGAAGTTTTTGGTGGCCAGGATCTCCGCCTCGGTCTTCTGGACGAGATCGCCGATCAGCTTGATATTGGCATGTTTCAGACAGTTGGCCGCCCGGACGGAGAGCTCGAGCTCGTCCACGCTTCGGAAAAGGTTCTCATTCAGCGGCTCGGCCTCCTCCTGCGGTTCTGGAGCCAAAGATTCCTCCTCCTCTTCTTCCTCAAAGGAGATGAAGATGGAGAGCTGATCCTTCAGGATCTTGGCGGCATGGGCGACGGCCTCCTCGGGGGTGAGGCTTCCGTCTGTCCAGACCTCAAGGGTCAATTTGTCATAATCCGTGATCTGCCCCACCCTGGCATTGGTCACGGTATAGTTCACCTTTTTGATGGGCGAGAAGATGGCGTCCATCGGGATCGTTCCGATGGGCATGTTTTCGTCCCGGTTCCGTTCCGCAGGGACATAGCCCCTTCCCATCTTGACCGTCATCTCCATGTTGAGCTTGGCATCCCGGGAGAGGGTGGCGATCGGGTGATCGGGGTTGAGGATCTCGACCGCATCCCCGGTCTGGATGTCGCCCGCTTTCAAGACGCCGGGCCCCTCTGCTTTGACGCGAACCGTCTTGGGCCCTTCGGTGTGGAGTTTAAGCCTCACTTCTTTGAGGTTGAGGATGATTTCGGTGACGTCCTCCTTCACGCCGGGGATCGTGGAGAATTCGTGGAGGACGCCGTCTATCTTCACCGAGGTGATCGCCGCCCCTTGGAGGGAGGAGAGGAGGATCCGCCGGAGAGAATTTCCGATGGTGATGCCGAACCCTCGCTCGAAGGGTTCCGCCATGAACTTCCCATAGAAAGGGGTGAGGGTCTCTTTCTCCACTTCCAATCGCTTCGGTCGAATCAGGTCTTTCCAGCTTTTTTGAACCATATCGCCTCCCTTTTCCTAAAAAGGGGTGAGAAAGATTTATTTGGAGTAGAGCTCGACGATCAACTTCTCCTGGATGGGCAGGGTGATGTCCTCTCGGGAAGGAAGGGCCTTCACCGTCCCTCTCATCTGCTCTTTCTCTAATTCTAACCAAGAGGGCACTCCTCGCCGGGCCACGGCTTCCAGGGCCTCCTGGATGCGGGTCAGATGCTTGCTTTTTTCCCGCACGGAGATGACGTCCCCGGGCTTCAGGAGGTAGGAAGGGATATTGACCTTGGTCTGGTTGACGAGGAAGTGGTTGTGTCGGACCAGCTGGCGGGCCTCGTTCCTCGAACTGGCGAACCCGAGCCGGTAGACGGCATTGTCCAGGCGACGTTCGAGAAGCTGGAGCAGGATCTCTCCGGTGATCCCTTTGCGGCGATCGGCCTCCTTGAAGGTGTTTCGGAACTGTCTTTCCAAAAGACCATAGACCCTCTTCACCTTCTGTTTCTCTCTCAACTGGGCCCCGTAGTCGGTAGCCTTTTTTCGACTCTGCCCATGTTGGCCGGGCGCATAACCTCTTCGCTCAAAGGCACATTTTTCGGTATAACACCTCTCTCCCTTGAGAAAGAGTTTCAGGTTCTCCCTCCGACAGAGTCGACAAACCGAAGCGGTATATCTGGCCAAAGTCTCCTCCTCGATGAAATTCGTTTCTCCCCTTCTTAGACGCGCCTCCGTTTGGGCGGACGACATCCGTTATGGGGGATCGGTGTCACATCCTTGATCATATGGACCTTCAACCCCGTGGCCTGAAGCGAGCGGAGGGCCGATTCCCTGCCCGCCCCAGGACCTTTCACATAAACGTCGATGGTCCGGACGCCATGCTCCATGGCCTTTTTGGCGGCATCTTCTGCGGCCATCTGGGCAGCGAAGGGAGTGCTCTTGCGGGACCCTTTGAATCCCTGGGTCCCCGCGCTCGACCAGCAGATGACCCGCCCCTCGTGGTCCGTGATGGTGATGATGGTATTGTTGAAGGTGGCCTGGATGTGGGCGATGGCCGACTGGATATTCTTCTTTACCTTCTTCTTTTTGCTCCCTGGAGCAGTGGCCATATCTCCTCCTCGTGGCGTTCAGGGCTACTCCTTCTCTTTCTTCTTTCCGATGATGGCCCGGCGCGGGCCTTTCCGGGTCCGGGCATTGGTATGAGTCCTCTGGCCCCGCACCGGAAGGGATCGGCGATGGCGGAGCCCCCGATAGGACCCGATGTCCATCAAACGCTTGATGTTGGTCGCCACCTCTCTCCTGAGGTCTCCCTCCACCTTGTATTCCTGATCGATGATCTCCCGGATCCGAACGACCTCGGCTTCGGTCAACTGATGGACCTTCGTATCCTTGTTCACCTTGGCCTTTTCAAGGATCTTGTTGGCCGAGGGCCTTCCGATCCCATAGATGTAGGTGAGGGCGATCTCCACCCGCTTGTCCTTGGGAAGATCGACACCCGCAATTCGTGCCATGATATGCTCCTTCGTCGCCGTTTGGGGTTGAAAGATTGCTCCGGCCCCCGTGCCCTATGTCCGGGCAAAGGCCCGAGAGGCCCCCAACCCCTATCGTCTTTTAGCCCTGTCTCTGTTTGTGCTTCGGATTCTCGCAGATGACCCGGACCACCCGTTTTCGCCGGACGATTTTACATTTGTCGCAGATCTTTTTGACTGAGGCTCTCACTTTCACGTTCTATTTCTCCCGGTAGATGATCCTTCCCCGGGTGAGGTCATAGGGAGACAGTTCGACCGTCACTTTATCTCCGGGGAGGATCTTGATAAAGTGCATTCTCATCTTTCCAGAGATATGGGCGAGCACCTTGTGCCCGTTTTCCAGCTCCACCCGGAACATGGCGTTGGGAAGCGTCTCGAGAACCTTTCCTTCAACCTGAATGGCCTCTTCTTTCGGCATCGATGGCTTCTCCCTTTCGCCTTTCATCCAGGCGTGGCCTGGAGGAGACGAAGGATCTGTTGGAAAATGTGCTCTGCCTCGCCCTGCCCTTGGATCGACCGGAGGAGGTTTCGGTCTCGATAATACTGGATGAGGGGAGCGGTCTGCCGCTCATAGGTCTCGAGTCGGGTTCGAATCGCCTCCTCCCGATCATCCTCCCTCTGATAGAGGGCACCGCCGCATCGGTCGCAGAGATTGTCCTTCTTCGGGGGATGGAAGAGGACATGAAACATCGCCCCGCACTCCCTGCAGGTTCGCCTCCCGGTCAATCGCCTCACCAACTCATCCGTTTCGACCTCGATGTTGAGGACATGGTCGATCCTCTTTCCGAGCTTGGCCAGGAGGGACTGGAGGGCCTCCGCCTGGGGGAGGGTCCTCGGGAAACCGTCGAGGATGAAACCGGCCTGGCAGTCGTCGGCCTTAAGCCGCTCCTCGATGATGCCGATGACCACCTCATCCGGGACGAGCTCCCCCCGATCCATGAACTGCTTGGCCCGAATCCCTAAAGGGGAGGCCTCCCTCACCGCGGCCCGGAGGATGTCGCCGGTGGAGATCTGGGGGATGTGAAAATGGCCGACGATCCTCTGGGCCTGCGTCCCTTTCCCAGCCCCAGGGGGGCCTAACAGAATGAGATTCATCGAAATACCCTCATCGCCCGTCCCATCCGAATGAAAGGAACCTAACGTCTCCCCTTGAGCTTCCCTTTTTTCATCAGGCCTTCGTAGTGTCGGGTCAACAGATGGGCCTCGATCTGCTGAACCGTATCGAGGGCCACCCCCACCACGATGAGGAGCGCGGTCCCTCCAAAGTAGAAGGGGACATTGAACCGACTGACCAGAATGGTCGGGAGAACACAGACCGCTGCCACATAGAGGGCCCCCCCCAAGGTGATCCGGGTCAGGACCTTATCGATATATTCCGCCGTTTTTTGGCCGGGGCGGATGCCAGGGATATACCCTCCGAACTTCTTCATGTTTTCAGCGACATCCGCCGGGTTGAAGGTGACGGCCGTGTAGAAGAAACAGAAGAAGATGATGAATCCGACATAGAGGAGGTTATAAAGGAGCGCGTTTGGAGAAAGACTGTGGAGGATGGCCTGGATCCAAGAATGGGATTCCACCCAGGGCTTGGGCAGGAAATTGGCGATCGTGAGAGGAAACATCAGGATCGAGGAGGCGAAGATCGCAGGGATGACCCCAGCGGTA carries:
- a CDS encoding SagB/ThcOx family dehydrogenase yields the protein MSREVKLPKPFDRGSISIEEVLNQRRSVRDYQKAGLRLQEVAQLLWSAMGKNLHRRTAPSAGATYPLEIYLVAGEAEGLKPGLYHYSVPKHSLEEIKDQDLRKALCRASLDQRMIERAPVSLVIAADYHRTTRAYGQRGIRYVHMEVGHVGQNVSLQAVGLGMGTVMIGAFDDARVKEILGIEEDPLYIIPVGKV
- a CDS encoding M20/M25/M40 family metallo-hydrolase, producing MVPFPFHKEKVMEHLYRHVESLAVTIGERHLWKGDSLQEAANYIESALFADGYPVERQTYPCYGKTVSNLIAEKRGKEEATVVIGAHYDTVPGTPGADDNASAVAGLLELARLLRDLPSRKTLLFVAFANEEPPCFGFSNMGSMVLAKTLKEACRPVEVMVSLEMIGYFRPDPIQNYPLPIMRHFYPERADFIGVVGNFRSAKYVSLFRKGIKRHASLDVRSLTGPEFFGGINLSDNSSFWHHGFKAIMVTDTSFFRNPHYHQETDRIETLDFDKMAEVVKGLQGTLLEM
- a CDS encoding MBL fold metallo-hydrolase translates to MRVRRPGKIRDGLWYLGRRESGIYLLEGQESSLLISGGMSYLVPEVLHQMRAFGIEERRIGKVLILHSHFDHIGVVPFFKRRAPEIEVLASQRAWEILSMEKAIATINEFSREVATRMGMDSLLSEYDLEWRKDITGSPLQEGDRIDLGGLEVIVFETPGHSSCCLAAYVPAFKALFPTDGGGIPFGETIVVSGNSNFTRYQESLERLRELPVEIYGADHYGYVLGEEARTFIPQTIEMAKRKRAEMEEAYRATRDIDAAARRLIASFYEEHPDYFLSPEIYFDVHRQMIRHIAAALEGKGSAP
- the rplQ gene encoding 50S ribosomal protein L17, with the protein product MRHRVAGRKLSRHTKHRELMFRNMLVSLLQHERIRTTLAKAKELRILADKIITLAKKNTLHARRLAFARLRNETIVKKLFDEIAPKMGDRQGGYTRIYRLGWRQGDGAPLSLIELVSYAPAEEKKPSTVEKAKAMIGKVAPKKKAAQGKGAKKPEKKEKAK
- a CDS encoding DNA-directed RNA polymerase subunit alpha; the encoded protein is MVQKSWKDLIRPKRLEVEKETLTPFYGKFMAEPFERGFGITIGNSLRRILLSSLQGAAITSVKIDGVLHEFSTIPGVKEDVTEIILNLKEVRLKLHTEGPKTVRVKAEGPGVLKAGDIQTGDAVEILNPDHPIATLSRDAKLNMEMTVKMGRGYVPAERNRDENMPIGTIPMDAIFSPIKKVNYTVTNARVGQITDYDKLTLEVWTDGSLTPEEAVAHAAKILKDQLSIFISFEEEEEEESLAPEPQEEAEPLNENLFRSVDELELSVRAANCLKHANIKLIGDLVQKTEAEILATKNFGRKSLNEIKEVLAKMGLTLGMKIDNWPYKAKKEQEGTEAEAP
- the rpsD gene encoding 30S ribosomal protein S4; protein product: MARYTASVCRLCRRENLKLFLKGERCYTEKCAFERRGYAPGQHGQSRKKATDYGAQLREKQKVKRVYGLLERQFRNTFKEADRRKGITGEILLQLLERRLDNAVYRLGFASSRNEARQLVRHNHFLVNQTKVNIPSYLLKPGDVISVREKSKHLTRIQEALEAVARRGVPSWLELEKEQMRGTVKALPSREDITLPIQEKLIVELYSK
- the rpsK gene encoding 30S ribosomal protein S11, whose product is MATAPGSKKKKVKKNIQSAIAHIQATFNNTIITITDHEGRVICWSSAGTQGFKGSRKSTPFAAQMAAEDAAKKAMEHGVRTIDVYVKGPGAGRESALRSLQATGLKVHMIKDVTPIPHNGCRPPKRRRV
- the rpsM gene encoding 30S ribosomal protein S13; amino-acid sequence: MARIAGVDLPKDKRVEIALTYIYGIGRPSANKILEKAKVNKDTKVHQLTEAEVVRIREIIDQEYKVEGDLRREVATNIKRLMDIGSYRGLRHRRSLPVRGQRTHTNARTRKGPRRAIIGKKKEKE
- the rpmJ gene encoding 50S ribosomal protein L36, coding for MKVRASVKKICDKCKIVRRKRVVRVICENPKHKQRQG
- the infA gene encoding translation initiation factor IF-1, producing MPKEEAIQVEGKVLETLPNAMFRVELENGHKVLAHISGKMRMHFIKILPGDKVTVELSPYDLTRGRIIYREK
- a CDS encoding adenylate kinase; this translates as MNLILLGPPGAGKGTQAQRIVGHFHIPQISTGDILRAAVREASPLGIRAKQFMDRGELVPDEVVIGIIEERLKADDCQAGFILDGFPRTLPQAEALQSLLAKLGKRIDHVLNIEVETDELVRRLTGRRTCRECGAMFHVLFHPPKKDNLCDRCGGALYQREDDREEAIRTRLETYERQTAPLIQYYRDRNLLRSIQGQGEAEHIFQQILRLLQATPG